One Bufo gargarizans isolate SCDJY-AF-19 chromosome 3, ASM1485885v1, whole genome shotgun sequence DNA segment encodes these proteins:
- the LOC122932760 gene encoding galactosylgalactosylxylosylprotein 3-beta-glucuronosyltransferase 1-like, protein MLRRRNLLTTLLIVLPWALLLTLWHQNPTSRYLTLLRKEIGDNSTVKPLFSNVTPSKDDSLQCVNQYPTHETPVVVRTYVYSRPPRWNEDLPVIYVITPTYTRPVQKAELVRLANTFLHVVNLHWIVVEDCPRKTKLVANLLEKAGLNFTHLNIESPHNQKVGISRTPEVTPRGTVQRNLGLRWLRDNLNASNPPEGVVYFADDDNTYSLEVFEEMRYTRTVSVWPVAFVGGLRYESPDLGPTGRVIGWKTVFDPKRPFAIDMAGFAINLRLILERPHANFKLEGVKGGYQETSLLKDLVTMDGLEAKAANCTKVLVWHTRTERPTLVNEGKRGFTDMNIEV, encoded by the exons ATGCTGAGGAGACGCAACCTTCTCACTACACTGCTCATTGTCCTACCATGGGCTCTTCTCCTAACACTGTGGCACCAAAACCCTACCAGCCGCTACCTCACCCTTTTAAGAA AGGAGATAGGTGACAATTCCACGGTCAAACCCCTATTCAGCAATGTGACACCAAGCAAAGATGATTCCCTCCAATGTGTCAACCAGTATCCCACCCACGAGACTCCAGTGGTGGTTAGAACATATGTTTATTCGAGACCGCCACGCTGGAATGAAGACCTTCCAGTTATCTATGTGATTACTCCCACCTACACCAGACCGGTTCAGAAGGCTGAGCTTGTTCGTTTGGCAAATACTTTTCTCCATGTCGTAAATTTGCACTGGATTGTCGTGGAAGATTGTCCTAGAAAAACAAAACTGGTGGCTAACCTGCTGGAGAAGGCGGGCCTGAACTTCACCCACTTGAATATTGAGAGTCCACATAACCAAAAAGTTGGCATATCAAGGACACCTGAGGTCACCCCTCGAGGAACCGTGCAGAGGAATCTTGGCCTTCGGTGGCTTCGAGACAACCTCAACGCTTCAAACCCTCCGGAAGGAGTCGTCTATTTTGCAGATGATGACAACACGTATAGCCTTGAGGTCTTCGAAGAG ATGCGATACACAAGGACAGTATCCGTCTGGCCGGTGGCTTTCGTTGGCGGTTTGAGATATGAGTCTCCTGACCTTGGTCCAACAGGGCGTGTGATTGGCTGGAAAACAGTGTTTGACCCTAAGAGGCCTTTTGCCATTGACATGGCGGGTTTTGCCATTAACTTACGGTTAATCCTTGAAAGACCACATGCCAACTTCAAGCTGGAAGGAGTAAAGGGAGGATACCAAGAGACAAGTTTACTGAAAGACCTTGTCACTATGGATGGACTGGAAGCCAAAGCCGCCAACTGCACTAAG